AGCTGAATATACGCTGCAGCCTCTGCATTTTCACCGTCAGATATTGCATGTTCATCATAGGATACCAATTTATATCCCACTAAGCCTTCTTTTTGAAGTCCGTGGAAGAATGCAGAAATAGGTCCATTACCAATACCATTAATTTGCTTACTTACGCCATTATAACGAATTTCAGCAGACATCGTAACACCATTTTCATCTCCATCTTCAATAAAGCTGTTAATACGAACAAGCTCCATTGGCATAATAAGATTTAAAAATTCTTTTTTGAAAATTCCAAATATCTCTTGAGCCATTAACTCTTTTCCCGTTTCGTCTGTTAATACTTGAATAGGCTTACTTACTTCAGGATGCATTGCCTTTGGTAATTTAAATCCAAATTCCTCTTCAAGAATAAAGGCTACACCACCTTTACCTGATTGGCTATTTATTCTGATAATAGCTTCGTACTTTCTTCCAATGTCGGCTGGATCAATAGGTAAATATGGCACCTCCCAGTATTGTGGATTTTCATCCTGATAAACTTTCAAACCTTTTTTTATAGCATCTTGATGCGAACCAGAAAATGCTGTAAAAACTAGGTTCCCAGCATATGGATGACGCTCGTGTACATCCATTCCTGTACATTTTTTATAAGTTTCAACAATATGATCAATATCCTCTATGTTAACACCTGGATCTATACCTTGTGAAAAAAGATTCATAGCAAGGGTTAAGATGTCTACATTTCCAGTTCTTTCTCCATTTCCAAATAATGTACCCTCAACTCGATCTGCACCTGCAAGTAATGCTAGCTCAGTCGCGGCTACGCTAGTTCCTCTATCGTTATGCGCATGTACGCTTAATAATACACAATCTCTTTTTTTCAAATTCTTAATAAACCACTCCACTTGATCTGCATAAATATTAGGCGTGGCCATTTCAACAGTTGCAGGAACATTTATAATAACCTTTTTATCTGGGGTAGGTTGCCAAATATCAATAACGGCTTCACAAATTTCAAGTGCATAATCCATTTCCGTTCCTGTAAAGCTTTCTGGAGAATATTCAAACACAAACTCTGTTCCAGAATATTGTTCTGCTAGGTCTTTCAAAAGCTGCGCTCCCTCAATAGCAATCTCAATGATTTCTTCCTTATCTTTATTAAATACAACCTTTCTTTGTTGAACCGATGTCGAATTATAAACATGAACAATAGCTCTTTTTGCTCCTGCTAGAGCTTCAAAAGTTTTCTCAATAAGATGTTTTCTCGCCTGCGTTAAAACTTGAACTGTTACATCTTCTCTAATTAAATCCTCTTCAATCAATGTTCTTAAAAATTTGTATTCTGTATCTGAGGCAGATGGAAATCCTATCTCAATTTCCTTATACCCCATATCTTGAAGCAATTGAAACATTTCTATCTTTTGCTCTACACTCATTGGTATTGGTAATGCTTGATTACCATCCCTCAAATCTACACTACACCAAATAGGTGCTGTTTCTATCGTTTTTGATGGCCAAGTACGTTCCGGAAAATTCATTGTAGGATATTTCTTATATTTTGTATAGTTCATATTCATTGCATTACCTCCATTAATTTTTATTATTTGTTTTAAGTTCCAATATTATTGCAAGAGTAAATAAAAAAATAAGCCCACTTCTCTTATACTACAGAGACGAAAGACTTTTCGCGGTACCACTCTTATTC
The Firmicutes bacterium HGW-Firmicutes-1 DNA segment above includes these coding regions:
- the leuA gene encoding 2-isopropylmalate synthase yields the protein MNYTKYKKYPTMNFPERTWPSKTIETAPIWCSVDLRDGNQALPIPMSVEQKIEMFQLLQDMGYKEIEIGFPSASDTEYKFLRTLIEEDLIREDVTVQVLTQARKHLIEKTFEALAGAKRAIVHVYNSTSVQQRKVVFNKDKEEIIEIAIEGAQLLKDLAEQYSGTEFVFEYSPESFTGTEMDYALEICEAVIDIWQPTPDKKVIINVPATVEMATPNIYADQVEWFIKNLKKRDCVLLSVHAHNDRGTSVAATELALLAGADRVEGTLFGNGERTGNVDILTLAMNLFSQGIDPGVNIEDIDHIVETYKKCTGMDVHERHPYAGNLVFTAFSGSHQDAIKKGLKVYQDENPQYWEVPYLPIDPADIGRKYEAIIRINSQSGKGGVAFILEEEFGFKLPKAMHPEVSKPIQVLTDETGKELMAQEIFGIFKKEFLNLIMPMELVRINSFIEDGDENGVTMSAEIRYNGVSKQINGIGNGPISAFFHGLQKEGLVGYKLVSYDEHAISDGENAEAAAYIQLEDEITGKRFFGAGTDRNTTKASIKALISAINRF